The genomic stretch CCTCTTCATGGTCATGGAACTTCTCGAAGGAGAAGACCTTGCCGATGTCGTCGCTCGCGGTCCACTGCATTACGATGACTTCAAGGAGCTGGCCTCCCAGACCCTCGAAGCCCTGCTGGCCGCCCATCAGCGCCACATCCTCCATCGCGACATCAAGCCGGAAAACATCAAGGTTGAGCGCCTGCCCGGCGGACGAATGCAGTCCAAGATCATTGATTTCGGCCTAGCCCGCGCCGGCATGCGTGCCCGCAAACAGACCGAAGACCAGGAGGGCACCGTCATGGGCTCCATCTTCTACATGGCGCCCGAGCAGCTCACCCGCGCCCCGGTGGATGTCCGCACCGATCTCTACTCCCTAGGCTGCGTCTTTTACGAGGCCCTCTCCGGCCGCAAAGCCTTCGATGGCGAGACCCTCAACATCGTTATTGATAAGCACATCAATCACGACATCATCCCGCTCAACTTGGTGGCACCGCACGTGCCGCCCTGGCTCGGCGCCTGGGTTCTGCGCCTCATGGCCCTCAATCCTGAGGACCGCCCCACCGGTGCGCAACAGGCCATCGAAGAATTCCGGGCTTGGGAAAAAATGTCCGCCGCACCGCCGATGATGCCCTGGATGCCTCCAGGCTACGGCCCGCCGCCCGGGACCTACACGCAGCCGATGTATCCCGGCAGCGCCACCACCAGCACCATCCCCATTCAGCCCGGCTACTACCAGCCCCCGCAGGAGGAAGCTTACGCTCAACCCGTGCTGGAGGTCGTGCCCGATGCGGAGCCCATCCTGGAGATGGCCGCCTACACCACGCCCATCTCACGCCCCAGCCCCACCACCGGTCGCCCCCCAGTCGGCAGGCGCACCATGCCGACTGGCCGCTCCCCTTCCACACGGCTCCATGCCCCAGCACCTGAGCCCGCCAGCAGCGGCTCCAAGGCCAAGATCTTTGCCATCATCGGCACTGGCATCGCCCTCGTGCTCGGCGCAGGCTGGTTTTTCTTTGGCAGCAAAAAGGACACCGCGAGCGGTGGATCCGCCGCTACAAGCATCCTCTCCACCGGCCCGGACAAGGTCAAATACGAGCTCCCCCAAGACAGACTTTTCCCTCCGATGGATAGCGATATCTGCCTGCACCTCGTCGCAGGCGTCGGCTGCATCGGTAAAGACGGAAAGATCGCCCCGCCTGATGGCGTGATCCTCGACTGGCATGACATTTCCCCCCTGGGCAATGACAACCTGGCGCGAGCCTACAACAAAAATGCCGACTACGCCCCAAAGCGCAGCTTCTGGCCCACCCCGACCTCCGGCATCATCGGTGCCAAGCCCAGCCGCAGCGTGCTCGATTTCCGGCCTCGCGAAGGACGCCCCGTCGCCATCGCCCTCACCGATCCCGCCGGAGAAAAAAGCAAGTTTCCCTTTGGCCAGACACCCCCGCGCGGTGAATCCGGCATGACCCTCGCCCTCGTCTTCCAGGTCGATGAATCCCGTCTTCCTGTCCGCGTCCTCAGCTTGTCTGGCGAGGACGGCAGCTCCGTCATCCTGCGCGTGGACAAATACAAAAAAATCATCGCAGACTTCCGCAACGGCGGTTCCCTGGGCTCCATCACCTGCAATGGAGTGGACCCCACTATCCCTTGCACTGTCGTGCTCACCTGGCAAACCGCGACCAGCGTCACCGAAATGCGCGTCAAAGACGCACCCGGCAAAACCTTCCGCGCCGCCGCCAAGACCAAGCCGCCCACCGCCCCCCTCACCCGTTTGCAAATCGGTAAAGTTGTCGGAGCCAACCAGGACAATGCGCCTGCAGAAGAGCAGTTCTCCGGCTACCTTGCCGAGGTCGTCATGTATTCCTCCCTGCTCAAGCTCGACCAGATCCAACTCCTCGAATCCAAAGTCCTGCGCGACCACTACATTCAGGGCCCTCCCACCACGCCGCCCCCTGCTCCAGCACCAGCTCCGGCACCTTCTGCTCCCCAGAAATAGCCACCATTCAAAGCGGTTGCGGTTCAGCCCATTTGCGGCTTACTTCCAGTTGAATTTTCTTACTAGACCACGCCGTCTCATTGCTCATGAACCGACCCTCCCTTCCCTGCTTGTTTGTCATCACCGCTGCGGCAGCCCTCGTCACCGCCGGCCCCATGTCAGCCCAGGCCGCCAGCGCTGGCGTGCAGGAGTTTGACCCCCGCGCCTTCCCAGGCCAGGTCGTCGAAGATGTCGTCGTCCCAGTCCCCAGCGAAGTCTTCTCCGTGCTCGACAAACTCGGCGAGCCCAACTGGCGCCAGGAAATCCGCAGCCTCAACCTCCCCAAAACCCCGGACCGCACCAAACTCTCCCTCCTCTTCGGCCTTGTCGTTGCGGAAGGTTTCGTCGCCGTCCAGGCTGAGGACAAAGAAGCCGTCAAGGACATCGGTCGCGAAGTCATTGATCTCGCCACCTCCCTCGGCCTCATCAAGTCCGTCCGCCCCCACGCCCAGGCCATTCTGGATGCGGCTGACAAGAGCGACTGGGCCAGCATCCGCAAGGAATTCGACCAGACCCAAAAAACCGTCCGCGACTCCATGGAACAAATGAAGGACGCCGATCTCTCCCAATGCGTCAGCATGGGCGGCTGGCTGCGCGGCACCGCATCCGTGACCTCCGTCATCGGCAAAAGCTTCTCCGCAGACCGTGCTGAACTCCTCAACCAGCCCATGCTGGTCGAACATTTCATTGCCTCCATCTCCAAGATGTCCAAGGACAAAAAAGATCACGCCGTCGTTGCCGACATTTCCAAAGGCCTGAAAGACATCCTCGCCAAGATGGAAGGTGCTGTGGATGGATTCACCAAGGATGGCGTCCGTGAAATCGGCAAGACCTGCGACAGCCTGCTGACCGATATTCTGGCAGCCAAGTAAAGACCGGCCCCCTCGCGCCACCGCGCTAACCCCTTACCGGATCCGTCCATGCATTTCCTTCCTACTCGTCACTTCCACCGTGCTGCCGCTGCCTTCCTGGCGGCGCTGCTTCTCATCGGTGCCCCCCTGACTCACGCCACCATTGACGATGCCCACAGCTTCGCCATGGAGGCCGCCACCCCTTTCGTCGAACAGGGCTTCATCGTCCGCGAAGACTACTGGAACGGCGAAGTCAAAAGCGGCCAAAAGCTCATGGTCCGCCACCAGATGTTCAAAGGCAACGAGTACGCCTTCTGGCTCGGCACCGCCAGCGAAGACGTGACCTTCGAGCTTAAGGTCCTTGATGAAAAAGGCAAAGAGATCGAACTCGATTTCAAAAGCCAGGGCATGTTCGCCACCGTCCGGGTCAATCCTCCCAAGACCGGCACCTACAGCGTCGTGTTTTCCCTCACCTCGAAAAAGGAAAAAGGCGTCTATTGGGCCCTTGCCTACGGTTACCGTTAATCCTTCCCTGTCAGTAGCATCCACAGCCTCACACGATCATGAACAATCCATACGAGAGTCCATCTGCCGATGTCAGCACCACTACCCGCACGGTCATTACTGACATTGATATCCCTTTCGGCAGGCTGATCGTAATCATGCTGAAGACCATGCTCGCCTCCATCCCCGCCGTCATCGTGATGTATGCCATCATGGGTGCCATCGCTCTCGTGATCGTGCTCCTCTTCGGCGGCGCCGCACTGATGAGCGGCCTCAATCCCGAAGCACTGGGCAAGTAGCTCTGCGCGTTTCTAAAAACGCAGACTGCCAGGGCTTCGACCTCCCTTCCCCAACCTGTTTCCATGCCCGTCGAAACCCTCACTTATGAGTCGCCCCAGTTTCTCCAAAAACTGATCGGTCACGACCTCTCCGGCCTGCGCATCATTGCCGACGCCCTCCACGTGCAGATCACCAGCCGTGATGGCTGGGTCCGCATCGAGGCCGAAGAACCTGCCATCCTCGCGGTCAAGGAAGTCTTTGCCCAGCTCGAGCGCATCCGCCGCCAGGGCGGCGAGGTCACCCCCACGATGCTGCGCCTCGTCACCGAAAGTGTCCTTACCGAGCACGGCAGCGCCCCGGCGGATGCCATCATGAACCTCAAGCTTCAGGGGTCCTCCCGGAAGCCTCCCGTATTGGTCAAGACACGCGGCCAGATCGCCTACGTCCAGGCCATGCGGGACCATGAGGTCGTCTTCGGCATCGGCCCCGCCGGCACAGGTAAAACCTACCTCGCCATGGCCCAGGGTCTACATCTCCTCCGGGAAAAGGCCGTCCAGCGACTCGTCCTCACCCGCCCTGCCGTCGAGGCTGGCGAGGCCCTCGGCTTCCTACCCGGAGATCTCAAGGAGAAAATCTTCCCCTACCTCCGGCCCCTCTACGATGCCCTCTACGACATGCTCGACCCCGATGAGGCCGAACGCATGATCGAGCGTGGAGCCATCGAAATCGCCCCGCTCGCCTACATGCGTGGCCGCACCCTGAAAAATGCCTTCATCATCCTGGATGAGGCCCAGAACACCACCACCGAGCAGATGCTCATGTTCCTCACCCGCCTCGGTGAAGGTGCCCGCTGCGTCATCACCGGGGATCCCTCCCAGGTGGACCTCCGCCGCCACGTCCGTTCTGGCCTCCGCGAATCTGTCGAGGCACTCCAGGGCGTCGAAG from Prosthecobacter algae encodes the following:
- a CDS encoding PhoH family protein, producing the protein MPVETLTYESPQFLQKLIGHDLSGLRIIADALHVQITSRDGWVRIEAEEPAILAVKEVFAQLERIRRQGGEVTPTMLRLVTESVLTEHGSAPADAIMNLKLQGSSRKPPVLVKTRGQIAYVQAMRDHEVVFGIGPAGTGKTYLAMAQGLHLLREKAVQRLVLTRPAVEAGEALGFLPGDLKEKIFPYLRPLYDALYDMLDPDEAERMIERGAIEIAPLAYMRGRTLKNAFIILDEAQNTTTEQMLMFLTRLGEGARCVITGDPSQVDLRRHVRSGLRESVEALQGVEGVKFVSFLSKDIVRLPVVQRIIEAYDRHRAQ
- a CDS encoding serine/threonine-protein kinase — translated: MAERYKIYDKLGAGGVGAVYRAYDNELKRWVAIKRLISANDASGDQGLAAELRREADALASLRNPNIVTIFDVASDAEGLFMVMELLEGEDLADVVARGPLHYDDFKELASQTLEALLAAHQRHILHRDIKPENIKVERLPGGRMQSKIIDFGLARAGMRARKQTEDQEGTVMGSIFYMAPEQLTRAPVDVRTDLYSLGCVFYEALSGRKAFDGETLNIVIDKHINHDIIPLNLVAPHVPPWLGAWVLRLMALNPEDRPTGAQQAIEEFRAWEKMSAAPPMMPWMPPGYGPPPGTYTQPMYPGSATTSTIPIQPGYYQPPQEEAYAQPVLEVVPDAEPILEMAAYTTPISRPSPTTGRPPVGRRTMPTGRSPSTRLHAPAPEPASSGSKAKIFAIIGTGIALVLGAGWFFFGSKKDTASGGSAATSILSTGPDKVKYELPQDRLFPPMDSDICLHLVAGVGCIGKDGKIAPPDGVILDWHDISPLGNDNLARAYNKNADYAPKRSFWPTPTSGIIGAKPSRSVLDFRPREGRPVAIALTDPAGEKSKFPFGQTPPRGESGMTLALVFQVDESRLPVRVLSLSGEDGSSVILRVDKYKKIIADFRNGGSLGSITCNGVDPTIPCTVVLTWQTATSVTEMRVKDAPGKTFRAAAKTKPPTAPLTRLQIGKVVGANQDNAPAEEQFSGYLAEVVMYSSLLKLDQIQLLESKVLRDHYIQGPPTTPPPAPAPAPAPSAPQK